The Helicobacter sp. MIT 05-5293 genome window below encodes:
- a CDS encoding DnaJ family protein, with translation MSKSLYDTLEINENASSEEIKKAYRKLARKYHPDINKEPGAEEKFKEINAAYEVLNDENKKAQYDRFGDAMFGGQNFHDFSRAQGNNVNLDDILSSIFGHQGGFSAGGNSFRFNGTGFGFDNSSFGNFGRHEAVNLDVQDQIQIPFESAALGGSYHYNGQSGEFDIKIPVGIKNGETIRLRGKGASQGGRVGDLLLKVNVLESATYQSDGDDLSKAFDIPLKTALFGGKVKVQTLYKEVTLTIPPNTKNNQKFRIKAQGIKNRKTNIMGDLYLKANIIIPHTDTLSQELKTMLQTQLPE, from the coding sequence ATGTCAAAAAGTCTTTATGACACATTAGAGATTAACGAAAATGCCTCAAGTGAAGAGATTAAAAAGGCTTATCGCAAGCTGGCACGCAAATACCACCCTGATATTAATAAAGAACCCGGAGCAGAAGAAAAATTTAAAGAAATCAATGCTGCTTACGAAGTGCTAAATGATGAAAATAAAAAAGCTCAATACGATCGCTTTGGTGATGCAATGTTTGGCGGACAAAATTTCCACGATTTCTCACGCGCTCAAGGCAACAATGTCAATCTTGATGATATTTTATCTTCAATCTTCGGACATCAAGGGGGGTTTAGTGCAGGAGGCAATAGTTTCCGATTTAACGGAACGGGTTTTGGATTCGATAATTCTAGCTTTGGTAATTTCGGACGCCATGAAGCAGTCAATCTTGATGTGCAAGATCAGATTCAAATTCCCTTTGAAAGTGCTGCTTTAGGGGGAAGTTATCATTATAACGGACAAAGCGGTGAGTTTGATATTAAAATACCTGTGGGTATTAAAAATGGTGAAACAATCCGTTTGCGAGGCAAGGGTGCTTCTCAAGGAGGACGAGTGGGTGATCTTCTTCTTAAGGTCAATGTCTTAGAATCTGCCACATATCAAAGTGATGGTGATGATTTAAGCAAAGCCTTTGACATTCCTCTTAAAACCGCACTTTTTGGTGGAAAAGTCAAAGTTCAAACACTTTATAAAGAAGTAACACTCACTATTCCGCCTAATACCAAAAACAATCAAAAGTTTCGTATCAAAGCGCAAGGTATCAAGAATCGCAAAACAAATATCATGGGGGATTTGTATCTCAAAGCTAATATTATTATTCCCCATACAGACACCTTATCACAAGAGCTGAAAACGATGCTCCAAACCCAACTGCCCGAATAA
- a CDS encoding RecB-like helicase yields MKAKVVEQFLALKASAGSGKTFALSLRFVYLLFCGANPHQILTLTFTKKASDEMYHRIHQHLKILKDSLKNGDYAQTIIYQELIKEGLTHQDIEDHMSNIYEEFAQSKPRIMTIDAFFHSVLKKFCWYAGVSYRFEVGNAPINEINDEFLSQLNQQSSQQIARFCFSHNISLNQFLTMLMNLDKAYEEIDKSQQNVFLASSHDIAQEIIQKMQVMASWIRSVPNATPRVVKHFQKTSLAEIMKSPRFLLEWQEHTWLKKIDLSPMDNVRQEILNLLKDYFISKESEVLQWLQSYVQIYKNTRDFYLRKANLLTFDDVTLKSYELLYHQIDRDFFYFRLDDKITHILLDEFQDTSVMQYQILKPLMDEICAGNGRLSERSLFVVGDEKQSIYMFRGSFASVFEEASKRLQKSHLIYNYRSSPLVIAFNNTTFAPCYEGFVPSKYPKESASSEGYVKVQNCGEYPLEAAVYEELNTLLESGVSEDDIAILVFKNDDIQLLKEFINTKNPSIQLATEMSSSLFSKQEVKILLNALLFIQNRDSAFYLKNLLKLLGKAYNDDFSPQSALYTLKATRKPSELLLTLIEEFNIANNVSLKFLELSCDFLSIDEFLESLPVMMCSAPAQSNRGVKIMTIHKSKGLEFSYVILVDRFSGSQSDRQKFLYKYQEVSLHQIYYKMQGREDFDEEYKNVFEEEKKRKQQEELNVLYVAFTRAKEGLIVLQKNEKSAYERLSLKPTLQGVITPISKDSMIELESHSMPQVVEMSYHGKQSEFIRNEQETTSILNAAQWNNIKFGEALHSVFEMKLAYNMSDDDVHTRLLNRYGFYCNSSALSDALSKANACLQSEEFKQISRDKEILCEVSFIHQDKLYRMDTLLYNDKERIVLDYKSSLQGHENHQTQVQGYMQFLSSLDKGNPKADVKCRGYVVYPLYQRSFYEIFMF; encoded by the coding sequence ATAAAGGCAAAGGTTGTGGAGCAGTTTTTAGCTTTAAAAGCATCGGCAGGGAGTGGCAAGACTTTTGCCCTATCATTACGTTTTGTGTATTTGCTTTTTTGTGGGGCAAATCCTCATCAGATTCTCACGCTTACTTTTACCAAAAAGGCTTCTGATGAAATGTATCACAGAATCCACCAGCATCTTAAGATTCTTAAAGATTCTCTCAAAAATGGCGACTATGCGCAAACAATCATTTATCAAGAACTTATCAAAGAAGGGCTTACACATCAAGACATTGAGGATCATATGTCGAATATTTATGAAGAATTTGCCCAAAGCAAACCGCGTATTATGACTATTGATGCGTTTTTTCATTCTGTGTTAAAGAAATTTTGTTGGTATGCGGGTGTGTCGTATCGATTTGAAGTTGGAAATGCACCAATAAATGAAATCAATGATGAATTTTTATCACAGCTTAATCAACAATCATCGCAACAAATAGCTCGTTTTTGTTTTAGCCACAATATCAGTTTGAATCAATTTTTGACCATGCTTATGAATTTGGATAAGGCTTATGAAGAGATTGATAAATCACAGCAAAATGTTTTTCTTGCATCAAGTCATGATATTGCCCAAGAAATTATTCAAAAAATGCAAGTTATGGCATCTTGGATTCGAAGTGTTCCGAACGCTACACCAAGAGTGGTTAAACATTTTCAAAAAACTTCTCTTGCAGAGATTATGAAATCACCTAGATTTCTCTTAGAATGGCAAGAACACACTTGGCTAAAAAAAATTGATTTATCACCAATGGATAATGTGCGTCAAGAGATTCTAAATCTTTTGAAAGATTATTTTATCAGTAAAGAATCTGAAGTTTTGCAATGGCTGCAATCGTATGTGCAGATTTATAAAAACACACGAGATTTTTATTTGCGCAAAGCAAATTTATTGACATTTGATGATGTAACATTGAAAAGCTATGAGCTTTTGTATCATCAAATAGACAGGGATTTTTTTTATTTTCGACTTGATGATAAGATCACACATATTCTTTTGGACGAGTTTCAAGATACAAGTGTGATGCAGTATCAGATTCTTAAGCCTTTAATGGACGAGATTTGCGCAGGTAATGGGCGATTGAGTGAGCGAAGTTTGTTTGTAGTGGGTGATGAAAAACAGAGTATTTATATGTTTCGTGGGAGTTTTGCAAGTGTGTTTGAGGAGGCTTCAAAGCGTTTGCAAAAATCGCATTTGATTTATAATTATCGCTCAAGCCCGCTTGTGATTGCTTTTAATAACACGACTTTTGCACCTTGCTATGAGGGATTTGTCCCAAGCAAATATCCTAAAGAATCTGCCTCTTCAGAAGGATATGTGAAAGTGCAAAATTGCGGTGAATATCCGTTAGAAGCCGCTGTGTATGAGGAGCTTAATACACTTTTAGAATCTGGCGTTAGTGAAGATGATATTGCGATTTTGGTATTTAAAAACGATGATATTCAGCTCTTGAAAGAGTTTATCAACACAAAGAATCCTTCTATCCAGCTTGCTACCGAAATGAGCTCCTCGCTTTTTAGCAAACAAGAAGTAAAGATTCTGTTAAACGCTCTTTTGTTTATTCAAAACAGGGATAGTGCGTTTTATCTTAAGAATCTCTTGAAGCTTTTGGGGAAGGCATATAACGATGATTTTTCACCCCAATCAGCTCTTTATACTTTAAAAGCAACACGCAAACCTTCAGAGCTACTTCTCACGCTTATTGAGGAATTTAATATCGCAAATAATGTGTCTTTAAAATTTTTAGAGCTAAGTTGTGATTTTTTATCGATTGATGAGTTTTTAGAATCTTTACCCGTGATGATGTGTTCTGCTCCTGCACAAAGCAATCGTGGGGTGAAAATAATGACGATTCACAAATCCAAAGGACTAGAGTTTTCTTATGTGATTCTTGTCGATCGTTTCTCGGGCTCACAAAGTGATAGACAAAAATTTCTCTACAAATATCAAGAGGTTTCTTTGCATCAAATTTATTACAAGATGCAAGGGCGTGAAGACTTTGATGAAGAATATAAAAATGTATTTGAAGAGGAAAAAAAGCGCAAACAACAAGAAGAACTGAATGTGCTTTATGTCGCCTTTACACGAGCAAAAGAGGGGTTAATCGTTTTGCAAAAAAATGAGAAAAGTGCTTATGAGAGATTGTCATTAAAGCCGACATTGCAAGGGGTGATAACGCCGATTTCAAAAGATTCTATGATTGAATTAGAATCTCACTCTATGCCACAGGTTGTAGAAATGTCCTATCATGGGAAGCAAAGTGAATTTATTAGGAATGAACAAGAGACTACAAGCATATTAAATGCTGCCCAATGGAATAATATTAAGTTTGGCGAAGCTTTGCATAGTGTCTTTGAAATGAAGCTTGCCTACAATATGTCAGATGATGATGTTCACACAAGACTTCTTAATCGATACGGATTCTATTGCAATTCTTCCGCGCTTAGTGATGCTTTATCCAAAGCTAACGCGTGTTTGCAAAGTGAAGAATTTAAGCAAATCAGCCGTGATAAGGAGATTCTGTGTGAGGTGAGTTTTATCCATCAAGATAAGTTGTATCGTATGGATACGCTTTTATATAATGATAAAGAACGGATTGTATTAGATTACAAAAGTAGCCTTCAAGGGCATGAAAATCATCAAACACAAGTGCAAGGCTATATGCAATTTTTATCTTCTTTAGATAAAGGGAATCCAAAGGCTGATGTAAAATGTAGAGGTTATGTTGTCTATCCTCTTTATCAGCGTTCATTTTATGAAATTTTTATGTTTTAA
- the nhaA gene encoding Na+/H+ antiporter NhaA, with protein MKMAEKRNLSHSNRHAYVKERLQEGQNRFITHESFGGILLGVSVFAAMIIANSSYSEAYFSLFQTEFGGFWGDKILKISFKDFINDVLMSFFFLLVGLEMKREMLYGELAGFKKVSFSVFAAIGGIICPVLIYLYFNMGTPYEHGFGVAMSTDTAFALGVILILGDRVPKILKIFLTTLAVADDLGAIVVIAVFYSENIQMEWIYASLFFVSILIYLNYRDNKYLSLYFLVGALLWVCVHHSGIHVTIAAVILAMAIPGRTRVAKKYFLGMVKEFDKIKVATNNYSDVLHTFEEEKATFFQSCIRNIKNFMASSENIEKKIDIAKTSELVHMLDAIGVYSHYAKNPLIHLTIVLQPLCSYFFVPLFAFANAGVHIGENLDLSLNSVVLGTVLGLVVGKPIGILLFSFIGEKLKLSTRPKGLNYSHVFSVGVISGIGFTMSMFVANLAYENDIMSIDLSKIAILIASSIAVVLGILAMYFSTMKTTNEVASVSEDEEIQKLKESATDAI; from the coding sequence ATGAAAATGGCAGAAAAGAGAAATTTATCCCATTCCAATCGACACGCTTATGTTAAAGAAAGGCTTCAAGAGGGGCAAAACCGCTTTATCACGCACGAATCTTTTGGGGGGATTTTACTCGGAGTAAGTGTTTTTGCGGCGATGATTATCGCTAATTCGTCTTATAGCGAGGCGTATTTTTCATTGTTTCAGACTGAATTTGGGGGATTTTGGGGCGATAAAATATTAAAAATCAGTTTTAAAGATTTTATTAATGATGTTTTGATGTCGTTTTTCTTTTTGCTTGTTGGGCTTGAAATGAAACGGGAAATGCTCTATGGAGAGCTTGCAGGATTCAAAAAAGTAAGTTTTTCGGTTTTTGCAGCAATAGGCGGGATCATTTGTCCTGTCTTGATTTATTTGTATTTTAATATGGGCACTCCTTATGAGCATGGTTTTGGTGTGGCGATGAGCACAGATACAGCTTTTGCGTTAGGTGTGATTTTGATTTTGGGTGATCGTGTGCCTAAGATTCTGAAAATTTTTCTTACGACTCTTGCAGTGGCTGATGACTTAGGGGCAATTGTCGTGATTGCGGTTTTTTATTCTGAAAATATTCAAATGGAGTGGATTTATGCTTCATTATTTTTTGTGAGCATTTTGATTTATTTGAATTATCGCGATAATAAATATCTCTCTTTGTATTTTTTAGTCGGCGCGTTGTTGTGGGTTTGTGTCCATCATAGTGGGATTCATGTAACTATTGCAGCTGTTATTTTGGCAATGGCAATACCGGGTCGAACGAGAGTGGCGAAAAAATATTTCTTAGGTATGGTGAAAGAATTTGATAAAATCAAGGTTGCAACCAACAATTATTCTGATGTGTTACATACTTTTGAAGAAGAAAAAGCAACTTTTTTTCAATCTTGTATCAGAAATATCAAGAATTTTATGGCTTCTTCGGAAAATATTGAAAAAAAGATTGATATTGCCAAGACATCAGAATTAGTGCATATGCTTGACGCGATTGGTGTATATTCGCACTATGCTAAGAATCCACTTATTCATTTGACAATTGTCTTGCAACCATTGTGTTCGTATTTCTTTGTCCCTTTGTTTGCATTTGCTAATGCAGGTGTGCATATTGGTGAGAATCTTGATTTAAGCCTTAATAGCGTTGTGCTTGGAACAGTGCTTGGGCTGGTTGTGGGCAAACCGATTGGAATCTTGCTTTTCTCATTTATTGGTGAAAAGTTAAAACTCTCTACACGCCCTAAAGGTTTGAATTATTCGCATGTTTTTTCTGTCGGCGTTATTTCAGGGATTGGCTTTACAATGTCAATGTTTGTAGCAAATCTTGCTTATGAAAATGATATAATGAGCATTGATTTATCAAAAATTGCCATTCTCATTGCTTCAAGCATTGCAGTAGTATTGGGGATTTTAGCCATGTATTTTAGCACGATGAAAACGACTAACGAAGTGGCTAGTGTATCCGAAGATGAAGAGATACAAAAACTTAAAGAATCTGCTACTGATGCGATTTGA
- the nhaA gene encoding sodium/proton antiporter NhaA: protein MGEKKPYSKRISQTLNDFIKAESFSGIFLFFCAVCAMIVANSPLSELYKTFWEKPFGFSFDGTFYGFTLHDWINDVLMALFFLMVGLEIKREVLFGDLSGFQKAAFPVIGALGGMIAPGVIYYVLNMGTPSYHGFGIPMATDIAFALGVILLLGKRVPLALKVFLVTLAVADDLGAIVVIAVFYPSAEGLHVDYLIAAGVIVALLAFINRLGVRHLGVYLIIGVFLWFCVHHGGVHATIAAVLLAFCIPVKPKIETSEFIPLVNRMVEVFANKDKERKNILLDTEQVNAIDSIGQDFIKVQNPLLRLEHALQPLCAFLIMPLFAFANAGVDIRGEINFHIDHIMLGIILGLVVGKPIGILGLTFLCEKFRIASRPAGVSWSHILGAGMLAGIGFTMSMFVSNLAFDEAQAMDVSKIAILLSSSIAGILGSVYLIIYDKIKTHSKAKS, encoded by the coding sequence ATGGGCGAGAAAAAACCTTATTCTAAAAGGATTTCACAAACTTTAAATGATTTTATTAAGGCAGAAAGTTTTAGTGGTATTTTTTTGTTTTTTTGCGCTGTGTGTGCGATGATCGTTGCAAATTCCCCCTTGTCTGAATTGTATAAAACCTTTTGGGAAAAACCTTTTGGTTTTAGTTTTGATGGCACATTTTATGGATTCACATTGCATGATTGGATCAATGATGTTTTAATGGCACTTTTCTTTCTCATGGTAGGGCTTGAGATCAAACGCGAAGTGCTTTTTGGTGATTTGTCAGGATTCCAAAAAGCAGCCTTTCCAGTGATTGGCGCATTGGGTGGAATGATCGCCCCGGGCGTGATTTATTATGTGCTTAATATGGGCACACCTTCTTATCATGGTTTTGGGATTCCAATGGCGACTGATATTGCATTTGCTTTAGGTGTGATTTTGTTGCTTGGCAAACGCGTCCCTTTAGCTTTAAAGGTTTTTCTTGTAACTCTCGCGGTGGCTGATGACTTAGGGGCAATTGTCGTAATTGCGGTTTTCTATCCTTCTGCGGAGGGATTGCATGTGGATTATTTGATCGCCGCAGGGGTGATTGTCGCCCTTTTAGCTTTTATCAATCGTTTGGGTGTGCGTCATTTGGGTGTTTATCTGATTATAGGAGTCTTTTTGTGGTTTTGTGTGCATCATGGTGGAGTACATGCCACGATTGCAGCAGTGCTTTTGGCATTTTGTATCCCTGTCAAGCCAAAGATTGAGACGAGTGAATTTATCCCGCTTGTAAATCGTATGGTAGAAGTGTTTGCAAATAAGGACAAAGAGCGTAAAAATATCTTGCTTGATACCGAGCAGGTGAATGCGATTGATTCTATCGGGCAAGATTTCATCAAAGTGCAAAATCCTCTTTTGCGACTTGAACACGCATTGCAACCTCTGTGCGCGTTTCTTATTATGCCTTTGTTTGCGTTTGCTAATGCAGGTGTGGATATACGCGGAGAGATTAATTTCCATATTGATCATATTATGTTAGGTATTATACTAGGACTTGTGGTTGGTAAGCCTATTGGAATCTTGGGTTTGACATTTTTGTGCGAAAAATTTCGTATCGCTTCAAGACCTGCAGGTGTTTCGTGGAGTCATATTTTGGGTGCAGGAATGCTCGCTGGGATTGGCTTTACAATGTCAATGTTTGTTTCCAACCTTGCTTTTGACGAAGCACAAGCTATGGATGTTTCTAAAATAGCAATTTTACTTTCATCAAGTATTGCAGGGATTCTAGGTTCGGTTTATTTGATCATTTATGACAAAATCAAAACGCATTCAAAAGCCAAATCTTAA
- the yajC gene encoding preprotein translocase subunit YajC has translation MQGTGMQETLMSLLPIVFFIAIFYLLLIRPANVKRKKHQEMINALQKGDKIITTGGLICEIVKPEENFFSVRLNDDTVVKLSKEFIAYKVNADLTPAS, from the coding sequence ATGCAAGGAACAGGAATGCAAGAAACACTTATGTCGTTGCTCCCTATCGTATTTTTTATCGCTATTTTTTATTTATTGCTCATTCGTCCAGCGAATGTGAAACGCAAAAAGCATCAAGAAATGATTAATGCTTTGCAAAAAGGCGATAAAATCATCACAACGGGCGGATTGATTTGCGAGATTGTAAAGCCTGAAGAAAACTTTTTTAGCGTGCGTTTAAATGATGATACGGTGGTAAAATTATCAAAAGAATTTATTGCCTACAAAGTTAATGCTGACTTGACACCTGCTTCATAA
- the secD gene encoding protein translocase subunit SecD, which yields MVKQSTQPSSGFNYKLFSLICAALFGIIFSFPSFFDTKGYKISLGLDLQGGLNLLLGVKTEEAVKAKFSSLASQIVFDTKSDKILIDNLKAFDDRISFELLDTEEKPKMQKILDKIEGLYIEEREGFYTISFTQTYIEMIERSAIEQAIGTIRNRLDQFGLLEPSVTQQGKDNILVQLPGIKTLEEEQRARDLIAKPAHLQMMAVDEERNARVSIMSDIEAQKYGDVILPFVNASNLANLESLLISHQRQLEQLMKSQDSDSAQKQVEVEAEIEEIKSQIEQEKTKPNQTILLKAIPILDGSMLVDARAAFDQNNQPIVSFSLDSKGAKIFGDFSGANVGKRMAIVLDGKVFSAPVIRERIGGGSGQISGGFSVAEASDLAIALKSGALPAPMEVLEKRSVGPSLGEDSIKASLLALISGFALVVIFMIVYYAFAGVIAVVALFVNILLIVAVMAFLGASLTLPGMAGIVLTVGMAVDANIIINERIREALRGGFSISKSIEMGYANASRAIFDSNLTTLLAAILLYAFGSGAIKGFAITMGIGITASILTAIVGTHGIYQALLNRINKSGNVSLWFGVKLDKQVQGVSNGNL from the coding sequence ATGGTAAAACAATCCACACAGCCTTCTTCAGGCTTTAATTACAAACTTTTTTCGTTAATTTGTGCCGCGCTTTTTGGGATTATTTTTTCCTTTCCCTCTTTTTTTGACACTAAGGGTTATAAGATTTCTCTAGGGTTAGATTTACAGGGAGGGCTAAATCTTCTTTTGGGTGTGAAAACCGAAGAGGCAGTAAAGGCGAAATTTTCATCATTAGCTTCTCAAATCGTTTTTGACACAAAGAGCGATAAGATTCTGATTGATAATCTCAAAGCTTTTGATGATCGTATCAGTTTTGAACTCTTGGATACTGAAGAAAAACCAAAGATGCAAAAGATTCTCGATAAAATTGAAGGCTTATATATTGAAGAAAGAGAAGGATTCTATACGATTAGTTTCACACAGACATATATTGAGATGATTGAGCGGAGTGCGATTGAACAAGCCATCGGAACAATACGCAATCGTTTGGATCAATTTGGGCTGCTTGAGCCAAGCGTTACACAACAAGGCAAAGATAATATTCTTGTGCAACTTCCGGGTATCAAGACGCTTGAAGAGGAGCAAAGAGCAAGGGATTTAATCGCAAAACCCGCTCATCTGCAAATGATGGCAGTCGATGAAGAGCGTAATGCTCGTGTGAGCATTATGAGTGATATTGAGGCGCAAAAATACGGCGATGTGATTTTACCTTTCGTAAATGCTTCAAATCTTGCTAATCTTGAATCTTTGCTTATTTCTCACCAAAGGCAACTTGAGCAGCTTATGAAATCTCAAGATTCTGATTCTGCCCAGAAGCAAGTAGAGGTAGAAGCAGAGATTGAAGAGATTAAATCCCAAATAGAGCAAGAAAAAACTAAGCCCAACCAAACCATTTTGCTTAAAGCAATCCCCATTTTAGATGGTTCGATGCTGGTTGATGCACGGGCAGCCTTTGATCAAAATAATCAACCTATTGTAAGCTTTAGTCTTGATTCAAAAGGGGCGAAGATTTTTGGAGATTTTTCGGGCGCAAATGTGGGTAAAAGAATGGCAATTGTGCTCGATGGTAAAGTATTTTCTGCACCTGTAATTAGAGAAAGGATTGGTGGAGGAAGCGGACAAATCAGTGGAGGATTCAGTGTGGCTGAAGCAAGTGATTTAGCCATTGCTTTAAAGAGTGGGGCATTACCTGCACCAATGGAAGTGCTTGAAAAACGCAGCGTTGGTCCAAGTTTAGGCGAGGATAGCATCAAAGCTTCTTTGTTGGCTCTGATAAGCGGTTTTGCGTTGGTTGTTATTTTTATGATTGTTTATTATGCTTTTGCGGGTGTGATTGCTGTTGTCGCGCTTTTTGTAAATATTTTGTTGATTGTTGCAGTAATGGCATTTTTGGGAGCATCACTCACTTTGCCGGGTATGGCGGGCATCGTCCTCACGGTGGGTATGGCAGTTGATGCAAATATTATTATCAATGAGAGAATCAGAGAGGCATTGCGCGGAGGATTCTCTATTTCTAAATCAATAGAAATGGGCTATGCTAATGCCTCAAGAGCAATATTTGATTCGAATCTTACGACATTGCTTGCAGCGATTCTTCTTTATGCTTTTGGGAGTGGTGCGATTAAAGGTTTTGCAATCACAATGGGTATTGGTATCACCGCTTCGATTCTGACAGCTATTGTCGGCACACATGGCATTTATCAAGCATTGCTTAATCGCATCAATAAAAGTGGGAATGTGTCTTTGTGGTTTGGTGTTAAGCTTGATAAGCAGGTTCAAGGGGTATCCAATGGAAATCTTTAA
- the secF gene encoding protein translocase subunit SecF, with the protein MEIFKKVKIYDFVKYSQYGLILSLLLIIASFALLGVKGFNLGIDFAGGTIVQLQYEKEAPLAQIRTLLAQDERLKNSQVSEFGAKEEVLIRIPYIQTAVNEDLSQYIMDLLSPSGQFELRRMDTVGPKVGDELKQNGIIALTFALIAMMLYVSFRYEWRFSLAGVLALVHDVIITSGAVILAGIDFNLDVLAALLTIIGYSINDTIIIFDRIREQMMRKRQDDMKYVINEAVSCTLSRTILTSLTVFFVVLTLYLFGGEIIVGFSLPMLVGVIVATCSSMFVAPRLALMFGFDIKKYYQKEVEKLKKKEEKKRLRAMYEQGRL; encoded by the coding sequence ATGGAAATCTTTAAAAAAGTCAAAATTTATGATTTTGTGAAATACAGCCAATATGGTTTAATCCTTTCTCTGTTGCTTATTATTGCATCTTTTGCACTTTTGGGCGTGAAGGGATTTAATCTCGGGATTGATTTTGCAGGCGGCACAATCGTGCAGCTTCAATATGAAAAAGAAGCTCCATTAGCACAGATTCGGACATTGCTTGCTCAAGATGAGCGTTTGAAAAACTCTCAAGTTAGTGAATTTGGTGCAAAAGAAGAAGTGTTAATCAGAATCCCCTATATCCAAACCGCTGTGAATGAGGATTTATCGCAGTATATTATGGATTTACTTTCTCCCAGCGGACAATTTGAGCTTAGGCGAATGGATACCGTTGGTCCAAAAGTCGGTGATGAACTCAAACAAAATGGTATCATTGCGCTTACTTTTGCCCTTATTGCAATGATGCTTTATGTTTCTTTTCGTTATGAGTGGAGATTCTCTTTAGCGGGCGTTTTAGCATTGGTGCATGATGTGATTATCACATCGGGTGCTGTGATTCTAGCGGGGATTGATTTTAATCTCGATGTATTGGCTGCATTGCTTACAATCATAGGATATTCTATCAATGATACGATTATTATCTTTGATAGAATCCGCGAGCAGATGATGCGCAAACGGCAAGATGATATGAAGTATGTAATCAATGAGGCTGTTTCTTGCACACTTTCAAGGACGATACTCACTTCATTGACGGTGTTTTTTGTTGTGCTGACTTTGTATCTTTTTGGCGGAGAGATTATTGTCGGCTTTTCTTTGCCAATGCTTGTAGGGGTGATTGTAGCAACTTGTAGCTCAATGTTTGTCGCGCCTCGTTTGGCTTTGATGTTTGGCTTTGACATAAAGAAATATTATCAAAAAGAAGTTGAGAAGCTCAAAAAGAAAGAAGAGAAAAAGCGTTTGCGTGCGATGTATGAGCAAGGACGTTTATAA
- a CDS encoding DUF6394 family protein, translating into MDWGKVFFVFFSIMSLTFTLGFLYESNIVILFIATAINFIATTIRVGVKNTLSAEMFASSLVADFHLIPAFVFLQVFGDIEIATALVIGAVVANLFSVILMCIEGAKSKESGY; encoded by the coding sequence ATGGATTGGGGTAAAGTATTTTTCGTCTTTTTTAGTATTATGAGTTTGACTTTCACACTAGGATTCTTGTATGAAAGCAATATTGTGATTTTATTTATTGCCACAGCAATTAATTTTATCGCAACGACTATTCGTGTAGGCGTGAAAAATACACTTTCTGCAGAAATGTTTGCAAGCTCTCTTGTGGCGGATTTTCACTTGATACCTGCTTTTGTGTTTTTGCAAGTTTTTGGAGATATTGAAATTGCTACCGCGCTTGTTATTGGTGCAGTGGTGGCAAATCTATTTTCTGTCATCTTGATGTGCATTGAAGGAGCAAAAAGCAAAGAAAGTGGATATTGA